A genomic window from Ananas comosus cultivar F153 linkage group 22, ASM154086v1, whole genome shotgun sequence includes:
- the LOC109726961 gene encoding uncharacterized protein LOC109726961, which produces MEGEAQQRSLSLRASRRADRSDPSKDDAGGIFSPGRVSQDPLRMVWRRGFIRLVFVSAVVWVLLILAALLFHLWSCHSSISFLSALCSKDSKVLLMLDTMGLAPKPLHRCSIPLADDPDAIAIPKRTPDNIIKRLSYISVDEQGDSKAKNSPLFGGHQSWKQREESFNLNTTMKVHCGFMKNGGAEMDDVDVKYTRKCIFVVASGIFDGYDIPHQPSNISLRSQKLFCFLMMVDEVSLDFIKQNASVREDSEGGKWVGIWRLVTLHNPPYDEPRRNGKVPKILTHRLFPQARYSIWIDGKMELVVDPLLILERYLWRGKHTFAVARHKHHKSIYEEGDAIKRRKRYARPLIDLHMKIYRYEGMEPWSPQKRTVSDVPEGAVLIREHTAVNNLFSCLWFNEVNLFTPRDQLSFGYVVYRLGDAFRFFMFPNCEYNSLFILHRHTREHSSVVEWVKSLDEFKGNNTRLKETRGGLGLWTPYPGDLRSVQLPPVTRTSPAG; this is translated from the exons ATGGAGGGGGAAGCGCAGCAACGCTCGCTCTCGCTGAGAGCGTCTCGGAGAGCGGATCGGAGCGATCCGAGCAAAG ACGATGCAGGTGGTATCTTTTCTCCGGGGAGGGTTTCGCAAGATCCGTTGAGGATGGTTTGGAGGAGGGGCTTCATTCGATTGGTGTTCGTCTCCGCCGTTGTTTGGGTGTTGCTCATACTCGCCGCATTGCTGTTTCATTTGTGGTCTTGCCACTCTTCTATTAGCTTCCTCTCAG CTCTTTGCAGCAAAGACAGCAAAGTGCTTCTGATGTTGGACACTATGGGGCTTGCACCAAAACCACTTCATC GTTGCTCAATACCTCTTGCCGATGATCCAGATGCCATTGCCATTCCAAAGAGAACGCCtgataatattataaaaaggTTGTCATATATATCGGTTGATGAGCAAGGAGATTCAAAAGCCAAGAACTCTCCACTGTTTGGAGGACATCAAAGCTGGAAACAGAGAGAGGAGAGTTTTAACTTAAATACCACTATGAAG GTACATTGTGGGTTCATGAAAAATGGAGGTGCGGAAATGGATGACGTAGATGTAAAATACACACGTAAATGTATATTTGTAGTTGCCTCTGGCATTTTCGATGGTTATGATATCCCCCATCAGCCGTCAAACATAAGTCTTCGTTCCCAGAAGCTCTTCTGCTTTCTAATGATGGTGGACGAAGTATCCCTCGATTTCATAAAACAAAATGCAAGTGTCAGAGAAGACAGTGAAGGAGGCAAATGGGTTGGCATTTGGCGCCTTGTAACCTTACATAACCCGCCGTATGATGAACCTCGCAGGAATGGGAAAGTCCCAAAGATATTAACTCACAGATTATTTCCTCAAGCCCGGTATAGCATTTGGATTGATGGCAAAATGGAGCTCGTTGTCGATCCCTTGCTTATTCTGGAAAG ATACCTTTGGCGGGGGAAGCACACATTTGCTGTTGCTCGTCATAAACATCATAAGAGTATCTATGAGGAGGGTGATGCTATCAAACGCAGGAAACGATATGCTCGGCCACTAATTGACCTTCACATGAAAATTTATCGTTATGAGGGGATGGAACCATGGAGCCCGCAAAAGAGGACCGTCAGTG ATGTACCGGAGGGGGCAGTACTGATTCGAGAGCACACAGCGGTGAACAACCTGTTCAGCTGCCTCTGGTTCAATGAGGTGAACCTCTTCACACCTCGGGATCAGCTTAGCTTCGGGTATGTCGTGTATAGGTTAGGGGATGCATTCAGATTTTTCATGTTTCCGAACTGCGAGTACAATTCGCTCTTCATATTGCATAGACACACTAGGGAGCATTCTTCTGTTGTAGAGTGGGTTAAATCCCTCGACGAATTTAAAGGAAACAATACCAGATTAAAGGAGACTAGGGGAGGATTAGGGCTTTGGACTCCGTATCCCGGAGACCTTCGCTCTGTCCAGCTCCCGCCTGTTACACGAACATCGCCAGCTGGCTGA
- the LOC109727514 gene encoding DNA-directed RNA polymerase II subunit 1 has protein sequence MDMRFPFSPAEVAKVRTVQFGILSPDEIRQMSVVQIEHSETMERGKPKPGGLSDPRLGTIDRKMKCETCMANMAECPGHFGHLELAKPMFHIGFLKTVLAIMRCVCFNCSKILADEDDTRFKQALKIRNPKNRLKRIYDACKSKKRCAGGDDIDVQGQQDTDEPVKKSRGGCGAQQPNITVDGMKMVAEFKASKKKSDDQEQLPEPVERKQILSAERVLNVLKRISDEDCLLLGLNPKYARPDWMILQVLPIPPPPVRPSVMMDTSSRSEDDLTHQLAMIIRHNENLRRQERNGAPAHIITEFAQLLQFHIATYFDNELPGQPRATQRSGRPIKSICSRLKAKEGRIRGNLMGKRVDFSARTVITPDPTINIDELGVPWSIALNLTYPETVTPYNIERLKELVEYGPHPPPGKTGAKYIIREDGQRLDLRYLKKSSDQHLELGYKVERHLQDGDYVLFNRQPSLHKMSIMGHRIKIMPYSTFRLNLSVTSPYNADFDGDEMNMHVPQSFETRAEVLELMMVPKCIVSPQSNRPVMGIVQDTLLGCRKITKRDTFIEKDVFMNILMWWEDFDGKIPAPAILKPRPLWTGKQVFNLIIPKQINLIRTSAWHLESETGFITPGDTLVRIEKGELLSGTLCKKTLGTSTGSLIHVIWEEVGPDAARKFLGHTQWLVNYWLLQNGFSIGIGDTIADAATMEKINETISKAKNEVKELIKLAQEKQLEAEPGRTMMESFENRVNQVLNKARDDAGSSAQKSLSESNNLKAMVTAGSKGSFINISQMTACVGQQNVEGKRIPFGFIGRTLPHFTKDDYGPESRGFVENSYLRGLTPQEFFFHAMGGREGLIDTAVKTSETGYIQRRLVKAMEDIMVKYDGTVRNSLGDVIQFLYGEDGMDAVWIESQKLDSLKMKKSEFDNVFTYEIDDPNWNPSYMLPEHVDDLKSIKEFRNVFEAEVQKLEADRIQLGTEIATTGDNTWPMPVNLKRLIWNAQKTFKIDLRRPSDMHPMEIVEAIDKLQERLKVVPGDDLMSIEAQKNATLFFNILLRSTFASKRVLKEYRLTREAFEWVIGEIESRFLQSLVAPGEMIGCVAAQSIGEPATQMTLNTFHYAGVSAKNVTLGVPRLREIINVAKKIKTPSLSVYLKPEINKKKEMAKNVQCALEYTTLRSVTHATEIWYDPDPLGTLIEEDVEFVKSYYEMPDEDIAPEKISPWLLRIELNREMMVDKKLSMADIAEKINHEFDDDLTCIFNDDNADKLILRIRIMNDEAPKGELQDESAEDDVFLKKIESNMLTEMALRGIPDIHKVFIKSGKVNRFDKSEGFKPDVEWMLDTEGVNLLAVMCHEDVDATRTTSNHLIEVIEVLGIEAVRRALLDELRVVISFDGSYVNYRHLAILCDTMTYRGHLMAITRHGINRNDTGPLMRCSFEETVDILLDAAVYAESDHLRGVTENIMLGQLAPIGTGGCSLYLNDQMLQQAIELQLPSYIEGLEFGMTPARSPISGTPYHESMMSPSYFMSPNVRSSPITDAQFSPYVGGMVFSPGSSPGYSPSSPGYSPSSPGYSPTSPGYSPTSPGYSPTSPGYSPTSPTYSPSSPGYSPTSPAYSPTSPSYSPTSPSYSPTSPSYSPTSPSYSPTSPTYSPTSPSYSPTSPAYSPTSPAYSPTSPAYSPTSPSYSPTSPSYSPTSPSYSPTSPSYSPTSPSYSPTSPTYSPTSPSYSPTSPAYSPTSPGYSPTSPSYSPTSPTYSPTSPSFNPPSAKYSPSHAYSPSSPRLSPYSQTSPNYSPTSPSYSPTSPSFTPPSPTYSPTSPYNPGGNPDYSPTSPQYSPSASYSPTAPGYSPSSTSQYSPQMSNKDDESTHG, from the exons ATGGACATGCGGTTCCCCTTCTCCCCGGCGGAGGTCGCCAAGGTCCGCACCGTCCAGTTCGGCATCCTCAGCCCCGACGAGATC CGGCAAATGTCGGTGGTGCAGATCGAGCACTCCGAGACGATGGAGCGGGGGAAGCCGAAGCCCGGGGGACTCAGCGACCCGCGGCTCGGGACCATCGACCGGAAGATGAAGTGCGAGACGTGCATGGCCAACATGGCGGAGTGCCCGGGCCACTTCGGGCACCTCGAGCTTGCCAAGCCCATGTTCCATATCGGCTTCCTCAAGACCGTTCTCGCCATCATGCGATGCGTCTGCTTCAATTGCTCTAAGATCCTTGCTGATGAG GATGATACTCGATTCAAGCAAgcattaaaaattagaaatccAAAGAATAGATTAAAAAGAATATATGATGCTTGCAAAAGCAAGAAGAGATGTGCTGGCGGTGATGATATTGACGTTCAGGGTCAGCAAGATACAGATGAACCAGTAAAAAAAAGCCGAGGTGGTTGCGGTGCGCAGCAGCCAAACATCACTGTAGATGGTATGAAAATGGTTGCAGAATTCAAAGCTTCAAAGAAGAAATCTGATGACCAAGAACAGCTTCCAGAACCGgttgaaagaaaacaaattcTCTCTGCTGAAAGG GTGCTTAACGTTCTTAAGCGGATCAGCGACGAGGACTGTCTATTGTTAGGTCTAAACCCTAAATATGCCCGTCCTGACTGGATGATATTGCAAGTTCTTCCAATTCCTCCACCTCCTGTGAGGCCTTCTGTAATGATGGATACCTCATCTAGAAGTGAG GATGATCTGACTCATCAGCTGGCAATGATAATTAGACATAATGAAAATCTGAGAAGGCAAGAGAGGAATGGTGCCCCGGCTCACATAATAACAGAGTTTGCTCAATTACTGCAATTTCATATCGCAACATATTTTGATAATGAGCTTCCCGGGCAGCCGAGG GCTACACAGCGATCAGGGCGACCCATCAAATCTATTTGTAGTAGGCTTAAGGCAAAAGAAGGTCGAATTAGAGGTAACTTGATGGGTAAGCGTGttgatttttcagctcgaaCGGTTATCACACCTGACCCAACTATAAACATTGATGAACTGGGAGTGCCGTGGAGTATAGCGTTGAATTTAACATACCCAGAAACCGTAACTCCATATAACATTGAGAG ATTGAAGGAGCTTGTTGAATACGGGCCTCATCCTCCTCCTGGGAAAACTGGTGCGAAATACATTATAAGGGAAGATGGTCAGAGGCTTGATCTCCGATATTTGAAAAAAAGCAGTGATCAGCATCTGGAACTTGGATACAAG GTGGAGAGGCACTTGCAAGATGGGGACTATGTTCTTTTTAATCGTCAGCCTAGTCTCCACAAAATGTCTATTATGGGTCATCGCATTAAAATTATGCCATACTCAACTTTCCGGTTGAACTTGTCAGTTACTTCGCCTTATAATGCTGATTTTGATGGAGATGAAATGAACATGCATGTCCCTCAATCATTCGAAACTAGAGCAGAAGTTTTGGAGCTAATGATGGTGCCAAAATGCATTGTCTCGCCTCAATCAAATCGACCTGTTATGGGAATTGTCCAGGACACCCTTCTTGGCTGTAGAAAGATTACTAAAAGAGATACATTCATTGAAAAG GATGTTTTTATGAACATCTTGATGTGGTGGGAAGATTTTGATGGGAAGATTCCTGCTCCAGCCATTTTAAAGCCTAGACCTCTCTGGACAGGGAAGCAAGTTTTCAATCTTATCATCCCGAAGCAAATAAATCTAATTCGAACTTCAGCATGGCACTTGGAGTCCGAAACTGGATTTATTACCCCTGGTGATACTCTTGTTCGGATAGAGAAAGGAGAACTTCTTTCGGGTACTCTGTGCAAAAAAACCCTTGGAACATCTACAGGAAGTCTTATTCATGTCATTTG GGAAGAGGTTGGGCCAGATGCTGCTCGCAAGTTTTTGGGCCACACCCAGTGGCTTGTCAACTACTGGCTTTTGCAAAATGGTTTTAGTATTGGAATTGGTGACACAATTGCTGATGCAGCAACCATGGAAAAGATTAACGAGACAATTTCAAAAGCCAAAAATGAGGTGAAAGAACTTATCAAGCTTGCACAGGAGAAGCAGTTGGAAGCTGAGCCTGGGCGAACTATGATGGAATCATTCGAAAATAGAGTGAATCAG GTCTTGAATAAGGCTCGTGATGATGCCGGGAGCAGTGCTCAGAAGAGCTTATCCGAGAGTAACAATCTTAAGGCGATGGTCACAGCAGGCTCAAAGGGTAGTTTTATTAACATTTCACAAATGACTGCTTGTGTCGGGCAACAAAATGTGGAGGGCAAACGAATCCCTTTTGGGTTCATTGGTAGAACATTGCCTCACTTCACGAAGGATGACTATGGCCCTGAAAGTCGTGGTTTTGTGGAGAACTCCTACCTTCGTGGTTTGACACCTCAGGAGTTCTTCTTTCATGCTATGGGTGGTAGGGAAGGTCTGATCGATACTGCTGTTAAAACGTCTGAAACAGGGTATATTCAACGGCGTCTTGTGAAGGCTATGGAGGACATAATGGTCAAGTATGATGGTACGGTGAGAAATTCCTTGGGAGATGTCATCCAATTCCTTTATGGAGAGGATGGTATGGATGCCGTTTGGATCGAATCCCAAAAACTGGATTCCTTGAAGATGAAAAAGTCGGAGTTTGACAATGTTTTCACGTATGAGATAGACGATCCGAATTGGAATCCAAGCTACATGTTGCCAGAGCATGTTGATGATCTAAAATCGATTAAAGAGTTCAGAAATGTTTTTGAGGCGGAGGTTCAAAAATTAGAAGCTGATCGTATTCAGTTGGGGACGGAGATTGCTACTACTGGCGATAACACATGGCCTATGCCTGTTAATCTCAAAAGACTCATCTGGAATGCTCAGAAGACTTTTAAGATAGATTTGAGGAGGCCATCTGATATGCACCCAATGGAGATTGTTGAAGCTATCGATAAGCTGCAAGAGAGGTTGAAAGTTGTCCCTGGTGATGATCTAATGAGCATCGAAGCTCAGAAAAATGCCACCTTGTTTTTCAATATTCTACTTCGCAGTACATTTGCCAGTAAGCGGGTCTTGAAGGAGTACAGGCTCACTCGCGAAGCTTTTGAATGGGTTATTGGTGAAATAGAGTCTCGTTTCTTACAGTCTCTTGTAGCTCCAGGCGAAATGATTGGCTGTGTGGCCGCCCAATCTATTGGTGAACCAGCAACTCAGATGACCCTGAATACTTTCCACTATGCTGGTGTCAGTGCGAAGAATGTTACTCTTGGTGTACCCCGTTTGAGGGAAATCATTAATGTtgctaagaaaataaaaaccccaTCGCTCTCAGTTTACCTAAAGCCTGAAATCAACAAGAAGAAGGAAATGGCTAAGAACGTTCAATGTGCTTTGGAGTACACTACGTTGCGCAGTGTCACTCATGCTACAGAGATATGGTACGATCCTGACCCATTGGGCACGCTTATTGAGGAGGATGTCGAATTTGTTAAGTCATACTATGAAATGCCTGACGAAGATATTGCTCCTGAAAAGATATCTCCGTGGCTGCTTCGCATTGAACTCAATCGTGAGATGATGGTTGATAAGAAGCTGAGCATGGCAGATATTGCGGAGAAGATAAATCATGAGTTCGATGATGACTTGACTTGCATATTTAATGATGATAATGCAGACAAGCTCATTCTCCGCATCCGTATAATGAATGATGAAGCTCCTAAAGGCGAATTACAAGATGAATCGGCCGAGGATGATGTCTTCCTTAAGAAGATTGAAAGCAACATGTTAACTGAAATGGCTCTGCGAGGCATTCCTGATATACATAAGGTTTTTATCAAGTCTGGGAAGGTTAATCGGTTTGACAAGAGCGAAGGGTTCAAACCAGATGTTGAGTGGATGCTCGATACAGAAGGGGTTAATCTATTAGCTGTTATGTGTCACGAAGATGTCGACGCTACAAGGACAACAAGTAATCATTTGATTGAAGTTATTGAAGTCCTCGGAATTGAGGCAGTTCGACGAGCCTTATTGGATGAATTGCGAGTGGTTATCTCTTTTGATGGCTCCTATGTCAACTATCGGCATCTGGCTATTCTTTGCGACACAATGACCTATAGAGGCCACTTAATGGCCATCACCAGGCACGGTATCAATCGCAATGATACTGGACCACTAATGAGATGTTCATTTGAGGAGACCGTCGATATCCTTCTCGATGCTGCTGTCTATGCTGAATCCGACCACCTTAGAGGTGTTACTGAGAACATCATGCTCGGCCAGCTGGCGCCTATCGGCACGGGAGGTTGTTCCTTATATTTGAACGACCAGATGTTACAGCAAGCAATCGAGCTTCAACTTCCAAGCTATATCGAAGGTTTGGAGTTTGGAATGACACCGGCTCGTTCGCCCATATCCGGAACACCTTATCATGAATCAATGATGTCCCCAAGTTACTTCATGAGCCCGAATGTCAGATCATCACCAATAACGGATGCTCAGTTCTCTCCTTATGTTGGTGGGATGGTTTTCTCTCCTGGTTCTTCGCCGGGATATAGTCCGTCCTCACCAGGATACAGTCCGTCATCTCCTGGATATAGCCCGACTTCACCAGGATATAGCCCGACTTCTCCTGGATATAGTCCTACATCGCCCGGTTACAGTCCCACTTCCCCAACATACAGCCCTAGCTCTCCTGGTTATAGTCCTACTAGTCCTGCTTATTCACCGACAAGTCCTTCCTATTCTCCCACTTCTCCAAGCTATAGTCCTACTTCCCCCAGCTATAGCCCGACTTCTCCATCTTACAGTCCTACTTCTCCTACATACAGCCCTACTTCACCCAGCTACAGCCCAACTTCTCCAGCTTATAGTCCGACTTCACCTGCGTATAGCCCAACTTCTCCAGCATACAGCCCAACATCACCTTCTTACAGCCCAACTTCGCCCTCGTACAGCCCGACTTCGCCCTCCTACAGCCCGACTTCGCCCTCGTACAGCCCGACTTCGCCCTCTTACAGCCCGACTTCGCCTACATACAGCCCAACTTCTCCTTCATATAGTCCCACTTCACCTGCATATAGCCCCACTTCTCCTGGTTACAGCCCTACTTCTCCTAGTTACAGTCCTACTTCACCCACCTACAGCCCTACATCACCGAGCTTCAATCCCCCTTCAGCTAAATACAGCCCTTCTCATGCCTATTCTCCGAGTAGCCCACGGCTGAGTCCGTACAGTCAGACATCTCCAAATTACA